A region of the Labeo rohita strain BAU-BD-2019 chromosome 5, IGBB_LRoh.1.0, whole genome shotgun sequence genome:
TACTTGAAGAGTGTTTGGGCTTTAATGTACCTGTAGAACCACAATTATGCCTTCTTGGAGATAAATCAGTTGTACCTAATgtagaaaaaaacacatttacccTTATTAAGATTGGTTGCATCACAGCTGCCAGGATGATTTTACGAAATTGGAAATGCCCCAAAACCCCTGATTTGAAAGATTGGACTGATGGGATGATTGAAATTGCGTCATATGAGTGCATGTTGGGAAGACTGCAAAATGAGGGAGGAATTAAGAAAGCATGGGATAATTTTTGGCAGCGTATAAAAATGGTGTAATGACCAGGACCCCCACTGTTTAATTTccatgtacttttatttttgttttgttttattgaggGTGACTAGTGGCTAATTGATTGGGAAGGGGAATATTGAATACTGTGACAATGTACGAAGTTTTGACTGTTGAACAATAAAAAagttgaattataaaaaaaaacaattttactgaacccaagcttttgaacagcagtgcatatatattttctaaatactgTACTGATATGCCTGGAggtgaaaaaacagctgtgtttaTACCAGTAATAATATCAGTCTTGAGTTTTTCTAATACTGATGTCATTTGTGCATGTCagcattttcaaatttcaataAATCACTGCTTTTACCagacttcaaaataaaacatgcattgTAAAGTAAAAGGGTAGTGAGAGCCACAGACTTCTATTAAGatctatttttaaaagaagtgttGATCTGTGTACTGTACACAGTGGTTTCCATCACCACAATGTGATTCAGCTGTCTGCACAAGgccacaaaacaacaacagcacaatgtatacaacagttcaataaacaaataattatttgtgagtgacatttttgataatattttcagttacttttgacttttattcatcatctaagaaaaacaaatcaaagcaAAGCCACAGCAGATTCAAATGTCACGTGTCGCTGAGTAGCAGCGTTTTACTTGGGAATGAGTAGTTGACACTGGGCGCAGTACCCCATCAAAAACGTGTCCCCATATTTTGatgctttttttatatattattggaTAGATATAAATTGTCTTTACCTATAGTACAGAGTCATTCACAAGCTGCATACGCAATAAAGAGCTGCTGACGATAAAAGAAAGGATTGTAGGCAAAATTCACCTCATCCTGCCACTCCCTTTGTTTTCTGCCCTATAAAACATCCCATTACTAATGATTTCAGACCTTTTTGCAAACCCATTTGGCCGACCGATTAATTTAAGATCTAGCATCCCTATTTCTGATTCAAAACAGATGATAGAaaacacacattacataatTGCTTTTAATTGCTTAAGTACATAATTGAAACTGATACTTTGGCTGGTATACAGTCGTCTCCATTGTCAGACAAGGGTTTCGGTAATATTTTACTAGAGCACAGCGGGACTTCAATGGGGCTTGTGCAGCAGCAGACAAAAGGTCTAGCTATGCCCCTGGTTGTTAAACGAttcagttgagtaaattatggTTTTAATGCCCTAATGcttttaattgcaataatagtttaatattgCAATTATAGTCTAATATTGCAATATAATTGCAATTTCATTCCAATTATAGTCTAATATTGACAAAAATAACAGTCATTTAACTGATTCCTTCCTCATTCTTGGAAATGTGAAAAGGTCTGCATGAAAAGAAAGTGTTTCTGAGAAACAAGACAAGTACAGATGCTGGactatcaaaacaaaaactgaaaaatcctCAGTGAAGGAAAGCCCctaataaaagcataaaaacaaagcAGCTGAACTTCATCCACAGCTTCATTAACCGGCCGTTAGGAAGGTGAAAACAGAAGATTAACACCATGAAAATCATTGCAGCTATGGTTATTCTAGGCTGCCTGCTTGTTGTAGAGGTGACAGGTGAGTTTGATCTTTTTGCAGATTgaagaaatgtaaatattcacatttttcatATTGTAAACCCTTGCATGGCAGGTGTTGGAGATGGTAAAATGCTCTGTTTTTCTCTTCCAGGCCAGGCTAGAGTTCCAAAGGGCAGGTGTTTTTGTGCTGACAAAGGTGTGAACATGATTCCTCCAAAACTGATTGAGAAGGTTGAAATCATACCACCAAGTTCATCTTGTAAAACCCATGAGATTGTGTAAGCACATACCGTTATTCTCATACAAATATTCTCTAAATATTGTAAATCTGTTTAAATATGTGGACTgacataaataataatgcagcttattttttcttgtgcttTTGTGTAGTGTTACTCTGAAAAATAGTACAGAGCAGAAATGCTTGAATCCAGAATCTAAATTCACGCAGAAATACATAATGAAAGCTGTTAAAAAGAGGTTTGTATAAcctaatatttttaacattaaactttttgtttataCTTGATGTCCACAACAAGATGCAAACACAGACTTGCAGAGTGAGAAATACAGTAATTTCTACTAATAAGCAGAGAAGACTCACTATCAGCtgtttctgattatttttaggAGCCTGCAGAATGAAATAGCCTGACATATGAATCCATATGAGCTACTGTTCAGTGAAGAACATATGACAACAGCACCCTACAATCAGTAACCAGCATATGACAAATCTTGAACTGAAATGATGTAATGAATCTTTCCTTAATGTAATTGTTTTCTGATAAACATGATCATTAATCACTGCTGtacctttcaaaaacattaatgcaaTGCATGCCTGATTACAGTGTGTCATATGTATAGTCGTACAAAATAAAGCTTTTGTTggcattttagtaatttttgtacTTATGGTCATTCTATAgagcataaaatataaaataatccaAATAGAAAGTCATTATAAGTAGcctgtttgaaaaaaatattttctattattaaatctaaatgtgaacatgaaaCGTTAAACATGAATTTAAGCTTGCACATTAAGTCTAAATGGTAAATCTAgaattcaaaaaatgcaaattggTGAAGTAATGCActcttaagaaaaaatgttctaaacagtgccaggaaaaaa
Encoded here:
- the LOC127165739 gene encoding C-X-C motif chemokine 11-6-like, which translates into the protein MKIIAAMVILGCLLVVEVTGQARVPKGRCFCADKGVNMIPPKLIEKVEIIPPSSSCKTHEIVVTLKNSTEQKCLNPESKFTQKYIMKAVKKRSLQNEIA